The following DNA comes from Candidatus Hydrogenedens sp..
TATATATGCAATCTTATATTCGATGTTTTTTATTTATTTTGCGGTCTTAATGTTTCAGAGGAAAGATGTTTAAAACTTATTTCGTTAGAAATAAAGTATTCCATTTATTTCTTATTATTACATTGCTGGTATTAATTATTTGTGTCCAGTATCGAATCGCATCATTTTCAAAAGTTCAAAGTAAAGAGTTGTTATATTTGCCCAATGAAAAGTTATTAAGGTATTTTACCGCTGGATTAGATACAGTAATTGCGGATTTTTTATGGATACATTGTTTGTTATATGTAGGTGCTGAAATTCATGGGGATTTTTCTTTTGAGTGGTTAGAAAAAATGTTAAATGCGGTTGTTCAATTAGACCCTTATTTTAGAGAAGTATATCGTTTTGGTAGTGTCTTTTTATCCTCTTTACGAGCAGATTCAGATGCCGCCCTGAAATTACTCCATCGGGGAATTTACTATCGTCCAGAGACATGGGACTTACCTTATGAGGCAGGTATGATATATCTCCTGAATAGAGCCAATGAACCTAATTCAAAAAAACTTGCCGGAATGTATCTTGCTATGAGTTCCGCGACGGGGAAAGCCCCGCAATTTATAGTAGATTTGGCAGAAAAATTAAATTACGAGCATGATTTGATAGAAATTGAAAGGGACATGTGGTCAAACTTATTAAAGAGTGAGGATAAGTTATTACGCGATTTAGCCGAGAGAAAATTGCTAATGGTGGAGATTAAACAAATTTGTCGTGAGTTAACATCGCGAGTACAAAAATATAGAGAAACAAATAATAAATTGCCAGAGAAATTGGAAGAAATAGGATTATCTACGGATTCCATTCGCGACCCGTTAGGTGGAAGGTTTTTTATATCAAAATCAGGTAAGGTAGAGAATACAACAATTTTAGATGAACAATTGGAACGGAACAAACATTTATTGGAAAATGGAATAAAACTGTATTATGAAAGATTTGGGGCCTATCCTCCTAATCTTCAAGAATTATTAAATAAAAATGTTATGACTTTCCTCCCCCAACATCCCTACGAAGACCGCGAATGGGATTATAATCCCGAAACAGGAACTCTAAATGAGCATCAAAAATAATAGACTTTTATTCTAAAATACCTTCGGGGGATATTACGCAATTTTCAAGGTGTGTGTTTGCAGGAATAGAAGCATTATTTAAAACCACACATTTCTTTAATGTGCAGTTATCTCCAATAGTGACATTATCCCCAATTACAGTGTTATCCAGAGAACAGTTATGCCCTAATTTACAATTATCCCCAGTTATATATGTTTTTCCCTGCCTTGCTAATTCGTAAATACAACATGTAATAAGGTCTTTAATATAAGTTAGATTTACATCCCATTCAATAATCGAAAGTGCTTTTACAGGATAACCAAAATCAATAAGAATCTGAATAGAATCGGTCAGTTCATATTCATCTCTTAATGCCGTGCGAGGAGTTCGTCGAATACCTTCAAAAATCCGTTCATCAAATAAATAAATACCGCATCCTTTTAAGTTTGTTTGGGGATATTTGGGTTTTTCTATTACTTTCGTTACAAACCCGTCCTTAGAAGTATAAACACTGAAGTTTTTCTTTATGTTCTCAATATTGTTTTCTTCCTTTGTAGCTAATACACAGGCACATTGATTTTGTAACATGACTTCACTCATGAGGTTCAAATCAGGAGCATGGAAAAATATATCTCCTAAAAGTAGAAAAAAAGGTCCTTTGATATGAGGTTCTAATTGTCCTACCGCATGTGCCAATCCTAATCGTTTTTCTTGTTCTACATAACGAATATTAACACCCCAATTACTTCCATCTCCTAATGTTTGTATAATTCGATACCCTAAATGCCCAATGACTATAATAAAATCTGTAATACCGAGAGATTTCAGTGCTTCAATCTGGTAAACAATCAAAGGTTTATTTGCAATAGGGACAATCGGTTTGGGATTTTGTTCCCCGAAGGGACCCAGTCGTGCTCCATGTCCTGCGGCTAAGATTACTCCTTGATACATAATTTCTTCTCCAATAATTTATAGAAATTTAATAAACATGAGAACCTGAAGGCAAAACGCGAATAAGTTCTTCAAGGGTTGTAATCCCTTTTTGTGCTTTTTTTAATCCATCTTCAGACATC
Coding sequences within:
- a CDS encoding sugar phosphate nucleotidyltransferase → MYQGVILAAGHGARLGPFGEQNPKPIVPIANKPLIVYQIEALKSLGITDFIIVIGHLGYRIIQTLGDGSNWGVNIRYVEQEKRLGLAHAVGQLEPHIKGPFFLLLGDIFFHAPDLNLMSEVMLQNQCACVLATKEENNIENIKKNFSVYTSKDGFVTKVIEKPKYPQTNLKGCGIYLFDERIFEGIRRTPRTALRDEYELTDSIQILIDFGYPVKALSIIEWDVNLTYIKDLITCCIYELARQGKTYITGDNCKLGHNCSLDNTVIGDNVTIGDNCTLKKCVVLNNASIPANTHLENCVISPEGILE